The DNA sequence CCCCGAAAGAAACGCCGCGACCAGCCAGCGCCGGCGCGAGCCTCCCGAAATGCGGGACGGATTCGTCGTCTCAACGGAGGCGGCCGGCCCCCGAATTCGCGTCGAGAGCCACACCGCCCCCGCCGCCGCGGACAGATTGAGCAGGCCGGCCACGAGGGCCATTTCCCGTACGCCCAGATACCTCAGAAGATACATTTCCGGTACGATCGCCCCCAAAACGGCCCCGAGCGTATTCCAACCGTAGAGTCGGCCGAGAACGGAGCCGAAATTGGGGTCAAAGCCGATCAGGGCCTTGGTGAGCAAGGGGAGGGTCACCCCCATGGCCGTGGAGGGAATCAGAAGAAAGATGAAGGCGGTAAGGAGCCGGAGGAAATTCAGGATCCAAACGTGCTCCATCAAGGGGCGAAGCCAGGGCACGAGCGCCGCTCCGAAAGCCGGAAGCAGGTAGACGAGCCCCACCCCCGTCAGCGCGATGACCACTTCGGCGACGGCATAGAGACGGGCGGGGTCGGCGGAGCGGCCCCCATACCGTGCCGCCACCGCATTGCCGAATGCCAGCCCGCCCATGAAGGCGGAAAGGACGAGGCTCGAGGCCCAAACGCTGTTCCCGAGCGCAAGCCCGGCCTGGCGAAACCAGAGCGTCTCAAAAACGAGGGCCGAGGCGCCGGAGATAAATGAGATGGTGTACAGAAAACCGCTCAATAGAATCTCGGATTGCTATTATCTTAACATATAAACCCACGAGGCCACGCGGGCGCGGCGGACAAGGTCGTTGTCCGGAATGTACGGTTTGAGGTCGATCACGGGCGTGCCGTCGATGGCGTCCAGGCCCTTGACGGTGAGACGGGTTCCGCGCCGCTTCAATAAACGGCAGATCGTCATCGCGATCGGGTTCGGCCGGTGCGGGGTCCGCGTCGAGAACATCCCCACGAGCGGCAGGTCCGGGCGGCGCTTGGGATGGACAAGAAGATTCACCCCTTGAGCGCGGGAGAGGTGAAACAGGACGATGAGGTGCGAGAAGTCTTCGAGCCCCTTCAGCCCCTTCGCCCACTTTCGGTCGATATGAATTTCGGATACGACCTTATCCCAATCCCGGTTCTCGGGCTCGCGGTGCGGTGAGCGAACGACGCCGATGG is a window from the Nitrospiria bacterium genome containing:
- the tsaA gene encoding tRNA (N6-threonylcarbamoyladenosine(37)-N6)-methyltransferase TrmO produces the protein MIRAGYADRHPRRKQIIFHSIGVVRSPHREPENRDWDKVVSEIHIDRKWAKGLKGLEDFSHLIVLFHLSRAQGVNLLVHPKRRPDLPLVGMFSTRTPHRPNPIAMTICRLLKRRGTRLTVKGLDAIDGTPVIDLKPYIPDNDLVRRARVASWVYMLR